The following are encoded together in the Nitrospira sp. genome:
- a CDS encoding methyltransferase domain-containing protein → MDPIKIERVYTTYAGFYDKVFGKVFHEGRESAIRNLNVQPNEHILEVGVGTGLALPMYPRHCRIVGIDLSEGMLAKAKEKAGALELDHVELHRMDAGAMEFEDDSFDTVVAAYVVTAVPDYRKVVNEMIRVCRPGGRIVMLNHFSNGNKVIAAVEKVISPLTKHLGWRTDLSLNTVLEGTSLHVARKQSVNPLRFWALVECVNGKTKQTNGNGAGHRIPSYMNGSDGVGFSSGNGKEQYSPEHVH, encoded by the coding sequence ATGGATCCCATCAAAATTGAGCGTGTCTACACGACGTACGCGGGCTTTTACGATAAGGTGTTTGGAAAAGTGTTCCATGAGGGGCGTGAATCGGCCATTCGGAATCTGAACGTACAGCCGAACGAACACATTTTGGAAGTGGGTGTGGGGACTGGGCTGGCCCTTCCGATGTATCCACGCCATTGCCGCATCGTCGGGATCGATCTCTCGGAGGGCATGCTGGCAAAAGCCAAAGAAAAGGCCGGAGCGCTTGAACTCGATCATGTTGAGCTTCATCGCATGGATGCGGGCGCGATGGAATTTGAAGACGACAGCTTTGATACGGTGGTCGCCGCATACGTCGTCACGGCGGTTCCAGACTATCGAAAGGTCGTGAATGAGATGATTCGGGTCTGTCGTCCTGGTGGCCGGATTGTCATGTTGAACCACTTCAGCAACGGAAACAAAGTGATCGCGGCGGTGGAGAAAGTGATCTCGCCATTGACCAAACACTTGGGTTGGCGCACGGATCTCTCGCTGAATACTGTGTTGGAAGGGACGTCTTTGCATGTTGCAAGGAAGCAGAGCGTCAATCCCTTGCGGTTTTGGGCGCTGGTCGAGTGTGTGAACGGAAAGACCAAGCAGACGAACGGAAACGGTGCAGGACACCGCATTCCTAGCTATATGAACGGTAGTGATGGTGTCGGTTTTTCATCGGGGAATGGGAAGGAACAGTATTCCCCGGAACACGTGCACTGA